A single Symbiobacterium thermophilum IAM 14863 DNA region contains:
- the pyrR gene encoding bifunctional pyr operon transcriptional regulator/uracil phosphoribosyltransferase PyrR, which yields MTKPEPKAILMDANQMRRALSRIAHEIIERNKGTEHVALVGIRRRGIPLAQRLAERLKEFEGRDVPVGSLDITLYRDDLTELGTLPVVHKSEVNFTLPGRVVVLVDDVIYTGRTVRAALDALLDIGRPSAIQLAVLVDRGHRELPIRPDYVGKNVPTSRRERVEVNVVEIDGEDYVALFDNEG from the coding sequence GTGACCAAGCCTGAGCCCAAGGCGATCCTGATGGACGCCAACCAGATGCGGAGGGCGCTGTCCCGCATCGCCCACGAGATCATCGAGCGGAACAAGGGGACGGAACACGTGGCCCTGGTGGGCATCCGCCGCCGGGGCATCCCCCTGGCGCAGCGGCTGGCCGAGCGGCTGAAGGAGTTCGAAGGCCGGGACGTGCCCGTAGGCAGCCTGGACATCACCCTGTACCGGGACGACCTGACGGAGCTGGGCACCCTGCCGGTGGTCCACAAGAGCGAGGTCAACTTCACGCTGCCCGGCCGGGTGGTGGTGCTGGTCGACGACGTGATCTACACCGGCCGCACGGTCCGGGCGGCCCTGGACGCGCTGCTGGACATCGGCCGGCCGTCCGCCATCCAGCTCGCGGTCCTGGTGGACCGCGGCCATCGGGAGCTGCCCATCCGGCCTGACTACGTCGGCAAGAACGTGCCCACTTCCCGCCGGGAGCGGGTGGAGGTCAACGTGGTGGAGATCGACGGCGAGGATTACGTCGCCCTCTTCGACAACGAGGGGTAG
- a CDS encoding aspartate carbamoyltransferase catalytic subunit, whose protein sequence is MARLKRKDILGLRDMTVEEIDLILDTAEALKDLATRPIKKVPTLRGKALATLFYEPSTRTAKSFELAGKYLGADVITISASTSSVQKGETLKDTARNLEAMGIDAVVLRHSMGGAPHLLARALRASVINAGDGLHEHPTQGLLDMLTIRQRKGRFKGLKVAIIGDSYHSRVARSDIFALTKYGAEVWLAGPSTLLARGFEEWGVRTTTRVEEALEGADVVIVLRLQLERQQKGLFPTVAEYHRFWGVTPERLRLARPDALLMHPGPLNRGVEISTAVADGPQSAILEQVTNGVAVRMALLYLLLGGGEAA, encoded by the coding sequence ATGGCCAGGCTGAAGCGGAAGGACATCCTGGGGCTCCGGGACATGACGGTCGAGGAGATCGACCTGATCCTGGATACGGCAGAGGCCCTGAAGGATCTGGCCACCCGGCCGATCAAGAAGGTGCCGACCCTGCGGGGCAAGGCGCTCGCGACCCTGTTCTACGAGCCCTCCACCCGCACCGCCAAGTCGTTCGAGCTGGCGGGCAAGTACCTGGGGGCAGATGTCATCACCATCTCCGCGTCCACCAGCTCGGTCCAGAAGGGCGAGACCCTGAAGGACACGGCCCGCAACCTGGAGGCCATGGGCATCGACGCCGTGGTGCTGCGCCACAGCATGGGCGGCGCGCCCCACCTGCTCGCCCGGGCGCTGCGGGCCTCGGTCATCAACGCCGGCGACGGCCTGCACGAGCACCCGACGCAGGGGCTATTGGACATGCTCACCATCCGGCAGCGGAAGGGCCGCTTCAAGGGACTCAAGGTCGCCATCATCGGCGACTCGTACCACAGCCGGGTCGCCCGGTCCGACATCTTCGCCCTGACCAAGTACGGCGCCGAGGTCTGGCTGGCCGGCCCCTCCACGCTCCTGGCACGCGGCTTCGAGGAGTGGGGCGTCCGCACCACCACCCGGGTGGAGGAGGCGCTGGAGGGGGCGGACGTGGTGATCGTCCTCCGCCTGCAGCTGGAGCGGCAGCAGAAGGGGCTCTTCCCCACCGTGGCCGAGTACCACCGGTTCTGGGGCGTCACGCCGGAGCGGCTGCGGCTGGCCAGGCCCGATGCGCTGCTCATGCATCCCGGCCCGCTCAACCGGGGGGTCGAGATCAGCACGGCGGTGGCGGACGGCCCGCAGTCGGCGATCCTGGAGCAGGTGACCAACGGCGTGGCGGTGCGCATGGCCCTTCTCTACCTGCTGCTGGGAGGGGGGGAGGCGGCGTGA
- a CDS encoding dihydroorotase, with protein MSSLLIRGGRLLDPANGVDRVADVLVADGRIRAIGEGLPVPPGATVIEASGKVVAPGFIDVHVHLRVPGQEYKEDMRTGTAAAVRGGFVGVVCMPNTRPVIDSAPLVAHVLDLAGREGLCRVWPAGAITKGSQGEELAEIGEMARAGAVAVTDDGKPVDRAETMRQAMIYARQFDLPVMDHCEDRSLSAGGAMHEGRVSSLLGLKGIPAAAEEVHVARDILLALETGARVHLQHLSSRRSVELVRWGKAQGARVTAEATPHHFTLTDQAVADMAYSPNTKMNPPLREEADRQAILEGLADGTIDVIATDHAPHHVDEKDVEYPLAAFGITGLETAVGLALDRLVRPGLIRLEQLILMLSTRPARLINRTPPALREGAEADITVLDLDRTWTVSADEMASKSRNSPFIGWTLTGAPYATVVGGRLRMLEMKVIAG; from the coding sequence GTGAGCAGTCTGCTGATCCGCGGCGGCCGGCTCCTGGACCCCGCCAACGGGGTGGACCGGGTGGCCGACGTGCTGGTGGCGGACGGGCGGATCCGGGCCATCGGGGAGGGGCTGCCGGTCCCGCCGGGCGCGACGGTGATCGAGGCGTCGGGCAAGGTGGTGGCGCCGGGGTTCATCGACGTCCACGTACACCTGCGGGTGCCGGGCCAGGAGTATAAGGAAGACATGCGGACCGGGACCGCGGCCGCGGTGCGGGGCGGGTTCGTCGGCGTCGTCTGCATGCCCAACACCCGCCCCGTCATCGACAGCGCACCTCTGGTCGCGCACGTGCTGGACCTGGCGGGCCGGGAGGGGCTCTGCCGCGTGTGGCCCGCCGGCGCCATCACCAAGGGGTCGCAGGGCGAGGAGCTGGCCGAGATCGGCGAGATGGCCCGGGCGGGCGCCGTCGCCGTCACCGACGACGGCAAGCCCGTGGACCGGGCGGAGACGATGCGCCAGGCGATGATCTACGCCCGGCAGTTCGACCTGCCGGTGATGGACCACTGCGAAGACCGGTCGCTCTCTGCCGGCGGCGCCATGCACGAGGGGCGGGTGTCCTCCCTGCTGGGCCTGAAGGGGATTCCCGCCGCCGCCGAGGAGGTGCACGTCGCCCGTGACATCCTGCTGGCGCTGGAGACCGGCGCCCGGGTTCACCTGCAGCACCTGTCCAGCCGCCGGTCGGTGGAGCTGGTCCGCTGGGGCAAGGCGCAGGGCGCCCGGGTGACGGCGGAGGCCACGCCCCACCACTTCACCCTCACGGACCAGGCGGTGGCCGACATGGCCTACTCCCCCAACACCAAGATGAACCCGCCCCTCCGGGAGGAGGCGGACCGGCAGGCCATCCTGGAGGGGCTGGCCGACGGGACCATCGACGTGATCGCCACCGATCACGCCCCGCATCACGTGGATGAGAAGGATGTGGAGTACCCGCTGGCGGCCTTCGGCATCACCGGGCTGGAGACGGCGGTGGGCCTGGCCCTGGACCGACTGGTGCGCCCGGGCCTGATCCGGCTGGAGCAACTGATCCTCATGCTGTCCACCCGCCCCGCCCGGCTGATCAACCGGACCCCGCCCGCGCTCCGGGAGGGGGCTGAGGCCGATATCACGGTGCTGGACCTGGATCGCACCTGGACGGTGAGCGCAGACGAGATGGCCTCCAAGTCCCGCAACTCGCCCTTCATCGGGTGGACGCTCACCGGCGCCCCCTACGCCACCGTGGTGGGCGGCCGGCTGCGGATGCTGGAGATGAAGGTGATCGCCGGATGA
- a CDS encoding dihydroorotate dehydrogenase electron transfer subunit, translating into MKPPDKAHRRAQVQAAWVREAGRVLAHEGDGEICRLTLHAPEIARRAAPGQFVQVHPVPVALRPSAPAIDPLLRRPFSLCEIRPEEGEITLIYRVVGRGTRVLSSVPAGAELDLLGPLGRSFPDPRAGRGLLVLVGGGLGIPPMAAAARWAAQARRDAVAILGARTARYLAGAREVAASGMPVVTVTDDGSAGQQGIVTEPLDRMLRHGAAAAAGRPGAANPVGEVWACGPEPMLAAVKELCTAAGVPCFVSVERFMGCGFGACLGCTVPRAGGGYLKTCQDGPVFPAEEVVLGGF; encoded by the coding sequence ATGAAGCCGCCCGACAAGGCCCATCGGCGCGCACAGGTCCAGGCCGCGTGGGTCAGGGAGGCCGGGCGGGTGCTGGCCCACGAGGGCGACGGCGAGATCTGCCGGCTGACGCTCCACGCCCCGGAGATCGCCCGCCGGGCGGCCCCCGGGCAGTTCGTGCAGGTCCATCCCGTGCCCGTGGCACTGCGGCCGTCGGCCCCTGCAATCGATCCGCTGCTGCGGCGGCCGTTCTCGCTCTGCGAGATCCGGCCCGAGGAGGGGGAGATCACCCTGATCTACCGGGTGGTGGGGCGGGGGACCCGGGTGCTGTCGTCGGTCCCGGCCGGCGCGGAACTGGATCTGCTGGGCCCCCTGGGCCGCTCCTTCCCCGACCCGCGGGCCGGACGGGGGCTCCTGGTGCTGGTCGGCGGCGGCCTGGGCATCCCGCCCATGGCGGCCGCGGCCCGCTGGGCGGCCCAGGCCCGGCGCGACGCCGTGGCGATCCTGGGTGCCCGGACCGCCCGCTACCTGGCCGGCGCCCGGGAGGTGGCGGCCAGCGGGATGCCCGTGGTCACGGTGACCGACGACGGGTCGGCGGGGCAGCAGGGCATCGTCACGGAGCCCCTGGACCGGATGCTTCGCCATGGCGCGGCCGCAGCAGCAGGCCGGCCGGGCGCGGCCAACCCGGTCGGCGAGGTCTGGGCGTGCGGCCCCGAGCCGATGCTGGCGGCGGTGAAGGAGCTGTGCACCGCAGCCGGCGTCCCGTGCTTCGTCTCGGTGGAGCGGTTCATGGGGTGCGGCTTCGGCGCCTGCCTCGGCTGCACGGTGCCCCGGGCCGGCGGGGGCTACCTGAAGACGTGTCAGGACGGGCCCGTCTTCCCCGCGGAGGAGGTGGTCCTCGGTGGCTTCTGA
- a CDS encoding dihydroorotate dehydrogenase: MASDQPDLAVQLFGRTFRTPVWAASGCFGYGREFAGVLDLSRVGAICVKGTSIEPWTGNPGIRVVETPGGMLNAIGLQNPGVDHFLTVDWPWLQEQGATVIVNIVGRTVEEYVAVARRLEGTGVAAVELNISCPNVKEGGMAFGTTPGSAAAVTAAVRKATTLPLIVKLSPNVADVVAIARAVEDAGADGLSVINTLQGMSIDIRRGRPHLGNVFGGLSGPAIKPVALRMVWQVAGAVKVPVIGVGGIMSGEDAAEFLMAGASAVQVGTACFIDPRAPLTIAEELARFMGEHGFRNVRALVGAARG, from the coding sequence GTGGCTTCTGATCAGCCTGACCTGGCCGTCCAACTGTTCGGCCGGACCTTCCGTACCCCCGTCTGGGCCGCATCCGGCTGCTTCGGTTACGGTCGGGAGTTCGCCGGCGTGTTGGACCTCTCCCGGGTCGGTGCGATCTGCGTCAAGGGCACGTCCATCGAGCCCTGGACGGGCAACCCGGGGATCCGGGTGGTGGAGACGCCCGGCGGCATGCTAAACGCCATCGGCCTGCAGAATCCCGGGGTCGACCACTTCCTGACGGTGGACTGGCCGTGGCTGCAGGAGCAGGGGGCGACGGTGATCGTCAACATCGTCGGCCGGACGGTGGAGGAGTACGTCGCCGTGGCCAGGCGGCTCGAGGGGACAGGTGTGGCCGCGGTGGAGCTGAACATCTCCTGCCCCAACGTGAAGGAGGGGGGGATGGCCTTCGGGACCACCCCTGGGAGCGCGGCCGCGGTCACGGCCGCCGTGCGGAAGGCCACCACCCTGCCGCTCATCGTGAAGCTCTCCCCCAACGTCGCCGACGTCGTGGCGATCGCCCGGGCGGTGGAGGACGCCGGCGCCGACGGGCTGTCGGTGATCAACACCCTCCAGGGCATGTCCATCGACATCCGGCGCGGCAGGCCGCACCTGGGCAACGTCTTCGGCGGCCTGTCCGGCCCCGCGATCAAGCCCGTCGCCCTGCGGATGGTCTGGCAGGTGGCCGGGGCGGTGAAGGTGCCGGTGATCGGCGTCGGCGGCATCATGTCCGGCGAGGACGCCGCCGAGTTCCTGATGGCCGGGGCATCGGCCGTCCAGGTGGGCACCGCCTGCTTCATCGACCCGCGGGCGCCCCTCACGATCGCGGAGGAACTGGCCCGATTTATGGGAGAGCACGGGTTTCGGAACGTACGCGCGCTGGTGGGCGCCGCGCGGGGCTGA